A genomic region of Dactylococcopsis salina PCC 8305 contains the following coding sequences:
- a CDS encoding ribonuclease R family protein yields the protein MEFSIATILSHLSDNKLVAPKVLEKKLNLQDDKSIEQLQVALDALERIGVIVKERGKYRRFPQEEVVEAKLRCSSKGFCFAIQDQEGTDDIYVRESHLGSAWNGDRVLVKVIKEGSRRRSPEGEVQVILDRANPSLLAQVREFQTNDHQEYHAIPLDDRLLFELDLSEKGEDLKQAVDHLVHVEVLRYPLGDHPPIGQVTKILGSDAEEAADTDIVCCKHDLPRSFSQHALKEAKALTPKITDEDRKNRQDYRDLLTIALEEKADKTPFVENALTLDRTNGGKWRLGIHIADVAHYVSSDSALDNCAKQRGTAVHLRDLVIPLFPQEVQDCASFVVGEDRLAVSVMLTLDQMGEIEAFSIDESVMRLDQLFSYEDAQALLGKSDQVDSEQKAAADLLNELFFTISPLVKAQRLQRGGFNIELSEAQGGFKDEGRLGAVVVDSSLPVRSLLTELMILAGQAVGRHLQALGVPALYRIQQISDYTEIEDLMKLGNNLDLELELENEDELRPQDFQNFSRQISKSSADRVLMFFLKSTLKLAKYSTKPGEHFGLADNIAYSPCISPGGRYADLWVQRILKAVFNQGRDRRVKTQKEGVDLHSNSSHGKINWKVLPPTMATEYEEQIASFIHHLNERDKMVEDAENDLKGLKKAEKMKERTGEVFAGLITGVQSYGFFVEIEDLLVEGLVHVSSLKDDWYEYRARHGCLVGRKNRIAYRLGSRVKVQVKSVDYYRQQIDLVTVSGATPATDEDFEN from the coding sequence ATGGAATTTTCAATCGCTACAATCCTGTCTCATTTGAGTGATAATAAACTGGTCGCACCAAAAGTTCTCGAAAAAAAGCTCAATCTCCAAGATGACAAAAGTATCGAACAGCTACAAGTTGCTCTCGATGCTCTCGAACGCATTGGCGTTATTGTTAAGGAAAGAGGAAAATATCGCCGCTTTCCTCAAGAGGAAGTCGTGGAAGCAAAGTTACGTTGTTCCAGTAAGGGCTTTTGTTTTGCGATTCAAGATCAAGAGGGAACGGATGATATTTATGTAAGAGAATCACATTTAGGTAGTGCTTGGAATGGCGATCGCGTTTTAGTAAAAGTCATTAAAGAGGGAAGTCGTCGTCGCTCTCCAGAAGGGGAAGTCCAAGTGATCCTCGATCGAGCGAATCCCTCTCTCCTAGCGCAAGTGAGAGAATTTCAAACTAATGATCATCAAGAATATCATGCGATTCCTCTCGATGATCGGCTACTATTTGAACTTGATTTGAGTGAGAAGGGAGAAGACTTAAAACAAGCCGTGGATCATTTGGTTCATGTGGAGGTGTTACGGTATCCCCTCGGCGATCATCCCCCAATTGGTCAAGTAACTAAAATTTTAGGCAGTGACGCAGAAGAAGCCGCCGATACCGATATCGTATGCTGTAAACATGATCTCCCTCGATCGTTCTCTCAACACGCTTTGAAGGAAGCTAAAGCCTTAACCCCGAAGATCACTGATGAAGACCGAAAAAACCGACAAGATTATCGTGATTTACTAACGATCGCCCTTGAGGAAAAAGCAGACAAAACCCCTTTCGTCGAAAATGCGTTAACCCTAGACAGAACCAACGGAGGGAAGTGGCGTTTAGGGATACATATCGCAGATGTCGCTCATTATGTTTCCTCTGATTCTGCTTTAGATAATTGTGCCAAACAACGAGGAACGGCGGTACATTTAAGAGACCTGGTGATTCCTTTATTTCCCCAAGAAGTCCAAGATTGTGCATCTTTTGTGGTAGGAGAAGATCGTCTCGCCGTTAGTGTGATGTTGACGTTGGATCAAATGGGAGAAATTGAAGCGTTTTCCATTGATGAAAGTGTGATGCGTTTGGATCAACTGTTTAGCTATGAAGACGCACAAGCGCTTCTAGGAAAAAGTGATCAAGTTGATTCAGAACAGAAAGCCGCCGCTGATTTACTCAATGAGCTTTTCTTTACCATCAGTCCTCTCGTGAAAGCGCAACGGTTACAACGGGGAGGTTTCAATATAGAATTATCAGAAGCGCAAGGAGGGTTTAAAGATGAAGGACGCTTAGGCGCTGTAGTTGTTGATTCTTCTCTCCCCGTGCGATCGTTGCTGACGGAATTAATGATCCTAGCTGGACAAGCCGTAGGGCGGCACTTACAAGCACTTGGTGTTCCTGCGCTCTATCGCATTCAACAGATTTCTGATTATACGGAAATTGAAGACTTGATGAAATTGGGAAATAATCTCGATTTAGAGTTGGAACTGGAAAACGAAGACGAGTTACGTCCTCAAGACTTCCAAAACTTTAGTCGTCAAATTTCTAAATCTAGTGCCGATCGGGTTTTGATGTTTTTCCTGAAATCAACCCTGAAACTTGCCAAATATAGCACCAAGCCAGGAGAACATTTTGGTTTAGCAGATAATATCGCTTACAGTCCTTGTATTTCCCCTGGTGGACGATATGCTGATCTCTGGGTACAACGAATTTTAAAAGCCGTTTTCAACCAAGGGCGCGATCGTCGCGTTAAAACGCAAAAAGAGGGAGTTGATCTCCACAGCAACAGCAGTCATGGCAAAATCAACTGGAAAGTTCTCCCTCCCACAATGGCGACGGAATACGAAGAACAAATCGCCAGTTTTATCCATCATCTCAACGAACGGGACAAAATGGTAGAAGACGCAGAAAATGACCTGAAAGGGCTGAAGAAAGCGGAGAAAATGAAAGAACGCACGGGAGAAGTCTTCGCTGGTTTAATTACGGGTGTTCAATCTTACGGCTTTTTTGTGGAAATTGAGGACTTATTAGTCGAAGGATTAGTTCATGTCAGTTCCCTAAAAGATGACTGGTATGAATACCGCGCTCGTCATGGGTGTTTAGTGGGACGGAAAAATCGTATCGCCTACCGTCTCGGTTCTCGCGTTAAAGTACAAGTGAAGAGTGTTGACTACTATCGTCAGCAAATCGATCTTGTCACCGTTTCTGGAGCTACTCCCGCGACTGATGAGGATTTTGAAAATTAA